TGAAGCCGTCCAGATCGAGATAGAGCAATACCCAACTGCTGTCACTGCGTTCGCCGCGCAGCAACAGGTTTTCCACGGTCTGGTAAAAGCCTCGGCGGTTGAGCAGCCCGGTCAATGGATCGGTGACGGCTTGAAATTCCAGTTGCTGATGCAAGTGGCGTACGACCGACATGTCCAGCACGGTGACCACCATCGCGTGCTGTTCGCTCGGTAATGTCGCGCAGGACAACGCCACCGGCACTTGCTGACCGGGCGCCGTGCGCAGCAGCGCATCGTGCAGGCGCAAGGTCTCGCCACGCTTGTAGCAGGCGTAAAAATCGGAATCGGCCCATACGGGAATGTGCGGTTTTTGCAGATAGTCGAGAAACTCCCGCCCCTCCAACTCCTTTACCGGCGCATTCAGCAATCGCGAAATCGCCGGGTTGGCGAAACGGATCACCCCATCCTCACTCAGCACCAGAATGCCTTCGGCGGCGTTATCCAGCACGGAGGCATTGAATGCTCGCGCCACCTCCAGATCATGGCTCAAGCGCTGCAATGCCCGACGATTGCGCTGGTGCTCGAGCAATGCCTGCACTTTGGGCTTGAGGATTTGCGGATCAAACGGTTTGAACAGGTAATCCACCGCGCCACTGGCGTAGCCCTTGATCACGGCGTCCTGGGACTGCTCGTTGGCGGTCAGGAAAATAATCGGTGTCAAACGCGTGCGCTGGCTGCCGCGCATCAGCCGGGCTACTTCAAAACCATCCATGCCGGGCATTTGCACATCCAGCAGAACCAGATCCACATCGTGTTCGAGTAACAGATTGAGCGCCTCGAAACCGGAGGCGGCGGTGATGACGTGCCAGTCCTGACGCTGCAGTAACGCGCGCATGCTGATCAGGTTCTCAGGGTAATCATCAACGATCAAAAGGACAGAGCTGCCTTCACCTGGCTGGGGTTGCGCGCATTCCATGCTGCTTCTCTTCTCGGGACCGGTTGCCGGCAAAAACCATAGACGTACTGAAGCTCACTCTAGTCGCGGATGGGCGAAAGCAGAAGCAGCCGGCCTGCCATCATTTAGCCAATGTTCCGTTCAGCCGACTAACGGTCACCCCTGACGTCCCCTGAAATTGGCACAGATGGCATTTCGACAGGATGTTGACGTCAATCATCTGCCAGACGGGCATTAACAAAAATCCCCTCTACGCTTATAAAGAGCGCCCGAAAAGGCGCGGGCTAGAGCTTCTGGTACCCGCGTACAGAATGAATTGAGTGGAAAAACCGACATGATCGATCTCGCTACCTGGAACCTCAGCGTTCCCGTCGGCAGCCCGCCATACACCGTCGAAACCGAGAAACTGGTGAACGGCTTCAAGGATCAATACTTCCATTCCGACACTGGTACGCTGTTCTTCTGGTCACCGGTGACCGGGTCAAAAACCGAAAACGCGATCTATCCGCGCACTGAATTACGCGAGACTTACAGCAACGGCACCCTGCGCAACTGGTATTACCCGGATGCCGACAACTTGCTGCGCGCCACGCTGACGGTGAACAAAGTGCCCAGCTCCGGCAAGATCGTGATCGGGCAAATTCATGCGTATGAAAGCCAACGACCGATGGTCAAACTCGAATATCAATACAAGACCAAAACCGAAACCGGCAACCTCGTGATCAAAGTGCGCATGCACCCCGACGATGCCGAAAGCCGCGTGATCACCCTCGCTACCGGAGTAAAGCTGGATCGCGAATTCAACTACCTCATCCACCTCAGCCCCGGCGGTGCGCTGGGCGTGAGTGCGGCGGGCTATCAGTGGGATTCAAAGATCAGCGCAACCTGGCGCGACAAGCCGTTGTACTTCAAGGCCGGGGTTTATGTGCAGGACAATACCGGGTACACCAGTGAGGGTGGGCAGGTGACGTTTACCAAGCTGGATATTGATCACGAGAAATAACTGACTGGCACTCACGACGCGCACCCACAAAAAAACCCGCCTCTCGGCGGGTTTCTTTTAAATCAGCTTAACGCTCAGGCTCAGTTGACCTTGGCGTTCAACTCACCCTTCAGATAACGCTGGTACATCGCTTCCAGCGAGATCGGTTTGATCTTCGAAGCATTACCAGCGGTACCGAACGCTTCATAGCGAGCGATACACACATCGCGCATTGCGGTGACGGTCGCGCCGAAGAATTTACGTGGATCGAATTCGCTCGGGTTGGTGGCCATCAGGCGACGCATGGCGCCGGTGGATGCCAGGCGCAGGTCGGTGTCGATGTTGACCTTGCGCACGCCGTGCTTGATGCCTT
This window of the Pseudomonas fluorescens genome carries:
- a CDS encoding polysaccharide lyase family 7 protein → MIDLATWNLSVPVGSPPYTVETEKLVNGFKDQYFHSDTGTLFFWSPVTGSKTENAIYPRTELRETYSNGTLRNWYYPDADNLLRATLTVNKVPSSGKIVIGQIHAYESQRPMVKLEYQYKTKTETGNLVIKVRMHPDDAESRVITLATGVKLDREFNYLIHLSPGGALGVSAAGYQWDSKISATWRDKPLYFKAGVYVQDNTGYTSEGGQVTFTKLDIDHEK